One window of Halopelagius longus genomic DNA carries:
- a CDS encoding prolipoprotein diacylglyceryl transferase, which translates to MRELRSCDFCGADADGIYEVLPPELSPAEDEQRRVVLCGDCASTLETVLEPLLDRLGVESGSGGDAGRGQQGGVERGRDDPTDSLGSNSPMVAGRDAADELSAAASDADASPVEPETAGDADSGDATVDAETTGIADATDEEAGEPLQAAAAEDAGEREATETDAERTDESAEDESADSDAAPAGEEPPQFRKVMRLLNNREFPVERAEVEELAAGAYDLDDDHVRDIIDYAVERGVLADDGGTLRKA; encoded by the coding sequence ATGCGCGAACTTCGCTCCTGCGACTTCTGCGGTGCCGACGCCGACGGCATCTACGAAGTGCTGCCACCCGAACTGTCCCCCGCCGAGGACGAACAGCGTCGCGTCGTCCTCTGCGGCGACTGCGCTTCGACGCTCGAAACCGTCCTCGAACCGCTCCTCGACCGTCTCGGCGTCGAGAGCGGTAGCGGCGGCGACGCCGGACGAGGCCAACAGGGGGGCGTCGAACGCGGACGCGACGACCCGACCGACTCGCTCGGGTCGAACTCCCCGATGGTGGCCGGGAGAGACGCCGCCGACGAACTCTCCGCGGCGGCGTCCGATGCCGACGCTTCGCCGGTCGAACCCGAGACGGCGGGCGACGCCGACTCCGGCGACGCGACGGTGGACGCCGAGACGACCGGCATCGCCGACGCGACGGACGAGGAGGCGGGCGAACCTCTTCAAGCGGCGGCCGCCGAAGACGCGGGCGAACGCGAGGCGACGGAGACGGACGCCGAACGGACGGACGAGAGCGCCGAAGACGAGAGCGCGGACTCGGACGCCGCCCCCGCGGGCGAGGAACCGCCGCAGTTCCGGAAGGTGATGCGCCTGTTGAACAACCGCGAGTTCCCCGTCGAACGGGCCGAAGTCGAGGAACTCGCCGCCGGGGCGTACGACTTAGACGACGACCACGTCCGCGACATCATCGACTACGCCGTCGAACGCGGCGTCCTCGCGGACGACGGCGGTACGTTGAGAAAGGCCTGA
- the hisA gene encoding 1-(5-phosphoribosyl)-5-[(5-phosphoribosylamino)methylideneamino]imidazole-4-carboxamide isomerase — MADAFPSFEVVPAVDMQDGEVVQLVQGERGTEKRYGDPVEAAKRWVREGAETLHLVDLDGAFEGERKNADAVAAVVDAVDVPVQLGGGIRTADDASNLLERGVERVILGTAAVENPELVEEISDDYPGRVVVSLDAKDGEVLVSGWTESTGLDPAEAASRYEELGAGAILFTDVDVEGRMEGVQTDVTRRVVEAVDIPVVASGGVASLDDVRALRDAGAAAVVVGTALYEGTFTLREAAAAAEESE, encoded by the coding sequence ATGGCAGACGCGTTTCCGTCGTTCGAAGTCGTCCCCGCGGTGGACATGCAGGACGGCGAGGTAGTGCAGTTAGTGCAGGGCGAACGGGGCACCGAGAAGCGCTACGGCGACCCGGTCGAGGCCGCGAAACGGTGGGTCCGCGAGGGCGCGGAGACGCTCCACCTCGTCGATTTGGACGGCGCGTTCGAGGGCGAACGGAAGAACGCAGACGCGGTGGCGGCGGTCGTAGACGCCGTGGACGTGCCGGTGCAACTCGGCGGCGGCATCCGGACGGCCGACGACGCGTCGAACCTCCTCGAACGGGGCGTCGAACGCGTCATCCTCGGCACCGCGGCGGTGGAGAACCCCGAACTGGTCGAGGAGATAAGCGACGACTACCCCGGCCGCGTGGTGGTGAGTCTCGACGCGAAGGACGGCGAAGTGCTCGTCTCGGGGTGGACGGAGAGCACCGGCCTCGACCCCGCGGAGGCGGCGAGTCGGTACGAAGAACTCGGCGCGGGCGCGATTCTGTTCACCGACGTGGACGTCGAAGGGCGGATGGAGGGCGTCCAGACGGACGTGACGAGGCGCGTCGTCGAGGCGGTGGATATCCCGGTGGTCGCGTCGGGCGGCGTCGCCTCCCTCGACGACGTTCGCGCCCTGCGGGACGCCGGGGCCGCCGCCGTCGTCGTCGGGACTGCGCTCTACGAAGGGACGTTCACGCTCCGCGAGGCGGCGGCCGCCGCGGAGGAGTCGGAGTAA
- the hisB gene encoding imidazoleglycerol-phosphate dehydratase HisB encodes MSDDAERTAAVSRETAETTIDLTLAVDGDGDAVVDTGLGFFDHMLEAFAKHGLFDLTVQCDGDLHVDDHHTVEDVAIVLGEAFAEALGEKRGIVRYADRKVPLDEAVAGVVVDVSGRPYFAFEGEFSQDRIGEFASDMARHFAYSLAMNAGLTLHAEVSGVNAHHEVEALFKALARSLDDATRVDPRRSDTPSTKGEL; translated from the coding sequence ATGAGCGACGACGCGGAACGCACGGCGGCCGTCTCGCGGGAGACGGCGGAGACGACGATAGACCTGACGCTCGCCGTGGACGGTGACGGCGACGCCGTCGTGGACACCGGCCTCGGTTTCTTCGACCACATGCTCGAAGCGTTCGCCAAACACGGCCTGTTCGACCTGACGGTCCAGTGCGACGGCGACCTGCACGTCGACGACCACCACACCGTAGAAGACGTGGCCATCGTCCTCGGAGAGGCGTTCGCGGAGGCCCTCGGCGAGAAGCGCGGCATCGTCCGCTACGCCGACCGGAAGGTACCCTTAGACGAGGCCGTCGCGGGCGTCGTCGTGGACGTGAGCGGTCGGCCGTACTTCGCGTTCGAAGGCGAGTTCTCGCAGGACCGCATCGGCGAGTTCGCGAGCGACATGGCCCGGCACTTCGCGTACTCGCTGGCGATGAACGCCGGACTGACGCTCCACGCGGAGGTGTCGGGCGTCAACGCCCACCACGAGGTCGAAGCCCTGTTCAAAGCGCTCGCGCGTTCGCTTGACGACGCGACGCGCGTCGACCCCCGGCGGAGCGACACGCCGAGCACGAAGGGCGAACTGTAG
- a CDS encoding amino acid-binding protein, whose product MFDEIMQKFEGSPSQQAVIRLLLERGFSVNDEGRVVSGGIEIPNTGIAREIDVDRRVVDSTTSAILEDEELRRIFQNISSIPSLMDLAPVLDLSVLTVEPGDADEPGIVAEVTSRIAARDISIRQTISEDPEFTDDPKLYIVTDEPLPGDLLNELSALEFVRKISIA is encoded by the coding sequence ATGTTCGACGAAATCATGCAGAAGTTCGAGGGGAGTCCCAGCCAACAGGCTGTCATCCGACTCCTCCTCGAACGCGGGTTCTCGGTGAACGACGAGGGGCGCGTCGTCTCCGGCGGTATCGAGATTCCGAACACCGGCATCGCGCGCGAGATAGACGTCGACCGGCGCGTCGTGGACTCCACGACGAGCGCGATTCTCGAAGACGAGGAACTCCGCCGCATCTTCCAGAACATCTCCTCCATCCCGAGTCTGATGGACCTCGCGCCCGTGTTGGACCTCTCGGTGCTCACCGTCGAACCCGGCGACGCCGACGAACCCGGAATCGTCGCCGAAGTTACGTCTCGAATCGCGGCGCGCGACATCTCCATCCGGCAGACGATAAGCGAGGACCCCGAGTTCACCGACGACCCGAAGCTGTACATCGTCACCGACGAACCCCTTCCGGGGGACCTGTTGAACGAACTCTCCGCCTTGGAGTTCGTCCGGAAGATATCCATCGCCTGA